One Nostocoides sp. HKS02 genomic window carries:
- a CDS encoding sensor histidine kinase KdpD → MRQQLIRSTVLAVLLAIAITMVPVCLSLWRASNHGGGLLEQWVHEGMTPTISLQLVGLLLGLAVLALVAGVVVAIGQARRLATPMTQLADRAERLGAGESRIQPLHSGIAELDKVSEVLARSAQRLTKSLASERDFAADASHQLRTPLTALLMRLEEIAVTDDLEVVQEEASIAIAQVERLTRVVDDLMSRTRRGGDEPQASVSLDSVIAALQREWQPAFEQARRSVRVHGERGLAVQAKPVDLSQVLSTLLENSLAHGRGTVDVHARRSGPSVVVEVSDQGEGVPAAIAPHIFERSVTTTGTGLGLALARDLAESNGGRLELIQAQPAIFALFLSESDAA, encoded by the coding sequence ATGCGTCAACAACTCATCCGGTCGACCGTCCTCGCGGTCCTCCTCGCCATCGCCATCACCATGGTGCCCGTGTGCCTCAGCCTCTGGCGGGCCAGCAACCACGGGGGCGGCCTCCTCGAGCAGTGGGTGCACGAGGGCATGACCCCCACGATCTCCCTCCAGCTGGTGGGGCTCCTGCTCGGGCTTGCGGTCCTCGCGCTCGTGGCCGGCGTCGTGGTCGCGATCGGCCAGGCGCGGCGACTGGCGACGCCGATGACCCAGCTCGCCGACCGCGCGGAGCGGCTCGGGGCCGGCGAGTCGCGCATCCAGCCCCTGCACTCGGGGATCGCCGAGCTCGACAAGGTCTCCGAGGTGCTCGCCCGCAGCGCCCAGAGGCTGACCAAGTCGCTGGCGTCGGAGCGCGACTTCGCCGCCGACGCCTCGCACCAGCTGCGCACGCCGCTCACGGCGTTGTTGATGCGCCTGGAGGAGATCGCCGTCACCGACGACCTCGAGGTGGTCCAGGAGGAAGCCAGCATCGCGATCGCCCAGGTCGAGCGGCTCACCCGCGTCGTCGACGACCTGATGTCACGGACCCGACGCGGCGGCGACGAGCCTCAGGCATCGGTGTCGCTGGACTCGGTGATCGCGGCCCTGCAGCGGGAGTGGCAGCCGGCGTTCGAGCAGGCCCGGCGCAGTGTGCGAGTCCACGGTGAACGCGGGCTCGCCGTGCAGGCCAAGCCGGTCGACCTCTCGCAGGTCCTCTCGACGTTGCTCGAGAACTCGCTCGCGCACGGTCGCGGCACCGTCGACGTCCACGCCCGGCGCAGCGGGCCCTCCGTCGTCGTCGAGGTCAGCGACCAGGGCGAGGGCGTGCCGGCGGCCATCGCGCCGCACATCTTCGAGCGGTCGGTCACCACGACCGGCACGGGCCTCGGCCTCGCCCTCGCTCGAGACCTCGCCGAGTCCAACGGCGGCCGGCTCGAGCTCATCCAGGCTCAGCCGGCGATCTTCGCGCTGTTCCTCAGCGAGTCCGACGCGGCCTGA
- a CDS encoding GtrA family protein — protein MATHLSPLDRLRGAVDVLYREMIKFGVIGLVAFVVDVGLMNVLRHTVMVDKPTGAKLISASVATAVAWIGNRAWTFRHRRSRPAHHEAALFVLTNGVALLIGAGCIAFSHYGLGLKTLTADNIANIVGIGLGTLFRFWAYRAFVFHGEPLEDTSPLSEHS, from the coding sequence GTGGCCACGCATCTCTCCCCCCTCGACCGGCTGCGCGGTGCCGTCGACGTCCTCTACCGCGAGATGATCAAGTTCGGCGTCATCGGCTTGGTCGCCTTCGTCGTCGACGTGGGCCTGATGAACGTGCTGCGCCACACCGTCATGGTCGACAAGCCGACCGGCGCCAAGCTGATCTCCGCCTCGGTGGCCACGGCGGTCGCCTGGATCGGCAACCGGGCCTGGACCTTCCGGCACCGCCGCAGCCGGCCAGCCCACCACGAGGCGGCCCTGTTCGTGCTGACCAACGGGGTGGCCCTGCTCATCGGCGCCGGCTGTATCGCGTTCTCGCACTACGGTCTGGGCCTGAAGACCCTGACCGCGGACAACATCGCCAACATCGTCGGCATCGGCCTGGGCACGCTGTTCCGGTTCTGGGCCTACCGCGCCTTCGTGTTCCACGGCGAGCCGCTCGAGGACACCTCACCGCTGTCCGAGCACTCCTAG
- a CDS encoding 5-(carboxyamino)imidazole ribonucleotide synthase, translating to MTSPQRAPGGFPVVGIIGGGQLARMCAAPAAELAIGLSVLAESSDASAAQVIPSAPVGDHTDVEAVLRFARDCDVVTFDHEHVPAEVLAALVDAGVPLHPSPEALRFAQDKLAMRHRLTEIGVSCPAWAQARSAADVEEFGRQVGWPLVAKTPRGGYDGKGVRVVAEVADLDDWLAQVGSEGPLADGILLEEKVGFVRELAVLIARSPSDQAAAWPVVETVQTDGICTEVLAPAPDLDPHLAAVATEAGLRIAENLGVTGVLAVELFEVRDPESGAPAYVVNELAMRPHNSGHWSMDGAVTGQFEQHLRAVLDLPLGAPTPREPHTVMANVLGGDYPELYPAYRHLMARDPGLKVHLYGKAVRPGRKIGHVSVSGTDLADLRERARHAADYLAGVITE from the coding sequence GTGACCTCACCGCAGCGTGCCCCCGGAGGCTTTCCTGTCGTCGGCATCATCGGTGGCGGACAGCTCGCCCGGATGTGCGCCGCCCCGGCCGCCGAGCTGGCGATCGGCCTCAGCGTGCTCGCCGAGAGCAGTGACGCCTCGGCCGCCCAGGTCATCCCCTCGGCGCCCGTGGGGGACCACACCGACGTCGAGGCCGTGCTGCGGTTCGCGCGGGACTGCGATGTCGTCACCTTCGACCACGAGCACGTCCCGGCCGAGGTGCTCGCCGCCCTCGTCGACGCCGGGGTGCCCCTGCACCCCTCGCCCGAGGCCCTGCGGTTCGCCCAGGACAAGCTGGCGATGCGCCACCGGCTCACCGAGATCGGGGTCTCCTGCCCGGCGTGGGCGCAGGCGCGGTCGGCCGCCGACGTCGAGGAGTTCGGTCGACAGGTCGGCTGGCCCCTCGTGGCCAAGACCCCACGGGGCGGCTACGACGGCAAGGGCGTCCGCGTCGTGGCCGAGGTGGCCGACCTCGACGACTGGCTGGCCCAGGTGGGTTCCGAGGGTCCGCTCGCCGACGGGATCCTGCTCGAGGAGAAGGTCGGCTTCGTCCGCGAGCTCGCCGTCCTCATCGCGCGCAGCCCCTCCGACCAGGCCGCGGCGTGGCCGGTGGTCGAGACCGTGCAGACCGACGGCATCTGCACCGAGGTGCTGGCCCCTGCTCCCGACCTCGACCCGCACCTCGCAGCAGTGGCGACCGAGGCAGGACTGCGCATCGCCGAGAACCTCGGCGTGACGGGCGTGCTCGCGGTCGAGCTCTTCGAGGTGCGCGACCCCGAGAGCGGTGCCCCGGCGTACGTCGTCAACGAGCTGGCCATGCGACCCCACAACAGCGGCCACTGGTCGATGGACGGCGCGGTCACCGGTCAGTTCGAACAACACCTGAGAGCGGTCCTCGACCTGCCGCTGGGCGCCCCCACACCGCGCGAGCCGCACACGGTGATGGCCAACGTCCTGGGCGGCGACTACCCCGAGCTCTACCCGGCATACCGCCACCTCATGGCCCGCGACCCCGGGCTGAAGGTCCACCTCTACGGCAAGGCCGTCCGCCCCGGCCGCAAGATCGGGCACGTCAGCGTGTCCGGCACCGACCTCGCCGACCTGCGTGAGCGCGCCCGCCACGCCGCCGACTACCTCGCGGGAGTGATCACCGAATGA
- the purE gene encoding 5-(carboxyamino)imidazole ribonucleotide mutase, with translation MTEQPLVGLVMGSDSDWPVMELAAQALEEFAVPYEADVVSAHRMPAEMIAYGQAAADRGLRVIVAGAGGAAHLPGMLAAVTPLPVIGVPVPLKHLDGMDSLLSIVQMPAGVPVATVSIAGARNAGLLAVRILGAGEGPYAAGLRDRMGVFQAELRDQAHAKGAALRERRG, from the coding sequence ATGACCGAGCAACCACTGGTCGGGCTCGTCATGGGCAGCGACAGCGACTGGCCCGTGATGGAGCTCGCAGCGCAGGCACTGGAGGAGTTCGCAGTCCCCTACGAGGCCGACGTCGTCTCGGCACACCGGATGCCGGCGGAGATGATCGCCTACGGACAGGCCGCCGCCGACCGCGGGCTGCGGGTCATCGTCGCCGGCGCCGGGGGCGCGGCTCACCTGCCTGGCATGCTGGCGGCGGTCACCCCGCTGCCGGTCATCGGAGTCCCGGTGCCGCTCAAGCACCTCGACGGCATGGACTCGCTGCTCTCGATCGTGCAGATGCCGGCGGGGGTGCCGGTCGCCACGGTCTCGATCGCCGGGGCCAGGAATGCGGGGCTGCTCGCCGTGCGGATCCTCGGCGCGGGCGAGGGGCCGTATGCCGCGGGCCTGCGCGACCGGATGGGCGTCTTCCAGGCCGAGCTGCGCGACCAGGCGCACGCCAAGGGTGCCGCCCTGCGCGAACGCCGGGGCTAG
- a CDS encoding CoA-binding protein, protein MLQHQNDPELIRELLSDPGIWVVVGLSSNQTREAYGVARWLKVELGKGLIPVHPRAETVHGERGFATLSDIPDGVDVKVVDCFVNSEHVGAVVDEAIANKDRLQIDAIWMQLGVIDEDAARRARAAGLDVVMDTCPRIEWRGVRSGGMAR, encoded by the coding sequence ATGCTGCAACACCAGAACGACCCCGAGCTGATCCGCGAGCTGCTGTCCGACCCCGGCATCTGGGTGGTGGTCGGCCTGTCGTCCAACCAGACCCGCGAAGCGTACGGCGTCGCACGCTGGCTCAAGGTCGAGCTGGGCAAGGGCTTGATCCCCGTGCACCCCAGGGCCGAGACGGTTCACGGTGAGCGTGGTTTCGCGACGCTGTCAGACATCCCCGACGGGGTGGACGTCAAGGTGGTCGACTGCTTCGTCAACTCCGAGCACGTCGGCGCGGTGGTCGACGAGGCGATCGCGAACAAGGACCGCTTGCAGATCGACGCGATCTGGATGCAGCTCGGCGTCATCGACGAGGACGCCGCTCGCCGAGCCCGAGCGGCCGGCCTCGACGTCGTCATGGACACCTGTCCGCGCATCGAGTGGCGCGGCGTGCGCTCCGGGGGAATGGCGCGCTAG